A window of the Physeter macrocephalus isolate SW-GA chromosome 7, ASM283717v5, whole genome shotgun sequence genome harbors these coding sequences:
- the LOC102980255 gene encoding C-X-C motif chemokine 6 translates to MRFLCSRAARIPGPSGSLCLLLALLLLTPPGPLASAGPVSAIVRELRCMCLTTTPGIHPKSVSNLQVIAAGPQCSKVEVVATLKNRKEVCLDPEAPLIRKVIQKMLDSGNKKN, encoded by the exons ATGAGATTCCTCTGCAGCCGCGCCGCCCGCATCCCCGGCCCTTCGGGCTCGCTGTGCTTGCTGCTCGCGCTGCTGCTGCTGACGCCGCCAGGGCCCCTCGCCAGCG CGGGTCCTGTCTCGGCCATAGTGAGAGAGCTGCGTTGCATGTGCTTAACCACCACACCGGGGATTCATCCCAAAAGTGTCAGTAATCTGCAGGTGATCGCCGCAGGACCGCAGTGCTCCAAGGTGGAAGTGGT aGCCACCttgaagaacagaaaggaagtCTGTCTGGACCCAGAAGCTCCTCTGATCAGGAAGGTCATCCAGAAAATGTTGGACAG tggaaacaagaaaaattaa